In a genomic window of Coprococcus eutactus:
- a CDS encoding Ig-like domain-containing protein encodes MRKGRKWLPAVLSVAMVLQPFAGIGSVTAMAADGVNIDDTFRNDSIFKKYVSNNFDTNSDGYLDADEISAVRSIDIHDIDSKAEYGRKAVQNVDGIEVFTNLTEINCSGQGIKNMDIQNLTKLEYLDVSNNMMSDLTLPVAADDLAYLDISGNDITRLTSLSNYDNLTHLDASGTNLESVDVRSMKGLTYLSVSGLSLKTLDLSENMQLKTLRCQAMSGLSTLDVSDHTALESLYCDATASSIKGSITKLDVSGDTSLISLNCASNNLADLDITDTPNLTILDCSETRLQSLDIANNSKLTSLTVDGTPLGTLDISSNTALSTLSASGIGLQDVNISSNAALKYVNLNSNDLKSIDISSNAALETLYLSDNILESIDLSRNVNLRDLTLDRNRLVCIDVSDCTKLFNSEEGGSFSCIGNSRDITLDKPNYDFDLTKYNSLYNFHRAYNDSEIKVWNETKEQFEYGRKNTTIGYAGLALGEENGAIYTATGGTINNYSLNADLDSTEIKYQYYCGYGTRKVKFTLNILNPLTVQVYYSVNGKFTQAGSSTLNCVVGSTTKLVARDKDGNLHENITWSSNNSRVVSVNNLGEVTCKESGTAQITTNLNGRPVGYINIECHNPVNRMSFIDRDNKNDDGTDIAYGDNSVIDLECGRYAGISTKNLTAKFYNTDGVVAPKFSGYTCVISDSKDNCDNESNSVVSFRNGQLASVGPGIAYLHFTSKDNPETKMVIQVNVIQRADSIQVSQRTLSMIAGRTATLTAIISPAATANQNVTWVSGDDSIVSVDENGKLTAHKAGTVDITCIADDNPNVLKSKCTVTVLEAVAGVTMDRTECTLTLPKDRSVQLSVKIDAEDESKYTQKWVSSDSEVAKVASNGYVTAIKRGTAVITCYLSDDLFASCEVTVNQNVTNIELNVEKNELIIGEKMQAVTKVTPENANNKQLIWSSSDDKIATVDQEGNITAVGKGSVTIKATAADGSGKYRQIGLRVKKLVSDVKLEKDSMIAYIGRASRMDISVIPADASNGNLIWESSDVGIATVSGGRTTVAVTGVKPGEATITAKTKDGSDIVRSFTVTVYQQITGISFNEARKDVKVGAKFKNTYTIQPDTANSREITWSTSNEAVATVASDGTVTAVGRGVTVISAVPSDGVGTRSTYVVNVIQPVKKITLSATKLSLAKGSKYTLAATVLPANANNKKVTWKTSNPKIVNVSNGYLTAVAKGTATITCTAKDGSGKYATCTVKVVQPATSIKLGVYQKTMLKGSTYTLKYAVGPASASNKKVVWSSSNKKVATVTATGVVKAVGKGTAVITCKTADGTNLTASCTITSIVRVSRVKLNKTSVAVKRGGRVALKATVAPTIANNRAVAWTSSNKSIATVAANGVVTGKKKGKAVITCKAKDGSGKYARCTVVVK; translated from the coding sequence ATGAGAAAAGGGAGAAAGTGGCTGCCTGCAGTGTTGAGTGTGGCCATGGTACTTCAGCCGTTTGCTGGTATTGGATCGGTAACAGCAATGGCTGCAGATGGTGTAAATATTGATGACACATTTAGGAATGATTCAATATTTAAAAAGTATGTATCTAATAATTTTGATACAAATAGCGATGGATATCTTGATGCAGATGAAATTTCTGCAGTCAGAAGTATAGATATTCATGATATTGACAGTAAAGCTGAATATGGTAGAAAAGCAGTACAGAATGTAGATGGTATAGAGGTATTCACTAACCTGACAGAAATCAACTGTAGCGGTCAGGGTATAAAGAACATGGATATACAGAATCTTACAAAGTTGGAATATTTGGATGTATCAAACAACATGATGAGTGATCTTACACTTCCAGTTGCTGCTGATGATTTGGCATATCTGGATATAAGTGGAAATGACATTACTAGACTCACCTCGCTTTCAAATTATGACAATCTTACACATCTTGATGCCAGCGGAACAAATCTTGAGAGCGTTGATGTAAGAAGTATGAAAGGACTTACATATCTAAGTGTAAGTGGACTTTCTCTTAAAACTCTTGATTTGTCAGAGAATATGCAGCTTAAGACGTTACGTTGTCAGGCTATGTCGGGATTATCCACTTTGGACGTATCTGACCACACTGCACTTGAGAGCCTTTATTGTGACGCTACAGCAAGTTCGATAAAGGGATCAATAACAAAACTTGATGTTTCTGGTGATACATCGCTTATCAGCCTTAATTGTGCATCTAATAACCTTGCTGATCTGGACATCACAGATACACCAAATCTTACAATATTGGATTGTTCGGAGACAAGACTTCAGTCTCTGGATATAGCTAATAACAGTAAATTGACAAGTCTTACAGTTGATGGTACACCACTTGGTACGTTAGATATTTCTAGTAATACGGCCTTGAGTACTTTATCTGCATCAGGGATTGGACTTCAAGATGTGAACATAAGTTCTAATGCAGCATTGAAGTATGTGAATTTGAATTCAAATGATCTCAAATCTATAGATATATCAAGTAATGCGGCACTTGAGACACTGTATCTTAGTGATAACATACTTGAGAGTATAGATTTATCAAGGAATGTTAATCTTCGTGATCTGACATTGGACAGGAACAGACTTGTCTGCATAGATGTTTCAGACTGTACTAAACTTTTTAATTCGGAAGAAGGCGGATCATTTAGCTGTATAGGTAATAGCAGAGATATAACACTTGACAAGCCAAATTATGATTTTGATTTAACTAAATATAATAGTCTATATAACTTCCACAGAGCTTACAATGATAGTGAGATAAAAGTTTGGAACGAAACTAAGGAACAATTTGAGTATGGTAGAAAGAATACTACTATTGGATATGCTGGACTTGCGTTGGGTGAAGAAAACGGAGCGATATACACTGCAACAGGTGGTACAATAAATAATTATAGTCTTAATGCAGATCTTGATTCCACAGAGATAAAATATCAATATTATTGTGGTTATGGAACAAGAAAAGTTAAATTCACACTTAATATTCTGAATCCTTTAACAGTTCAGGTATATTATTCAGTAAATGGCAAGTTTACACAGGCTGGTAGTTCTACACTGAATTGTGTGGTAGGAAGTACAACTAAACTTGTTGCAAGGGATAAGGATGGCAATCTTCATGAGAATATAACATGGAGCTCAAATAACAGCAGAGTAGTATCAGTTAATAACTTAGGAGAGGTTACATGTAAGGAAAGCGGAACCGCTCAGATAACTACAAACCTCAACGGAAGACCTGTTGGATACATCAATATAGAATGCCATAATCCTGTAAATAGAATGAGTTTTATTGACAGAGATAATAAGAATGATGATGGAACAGATATAGCTTATGGGGATAATTCTGTGATTGATCTTGAGTGTGGAAGATATGCTGGTATTAGTACGAAGAATCTGACAGCTAAATTCTACAATACAGATGGTGTTGTAGCTCCCAAATTTTCAGGATATACATGTGTTATATCTGATTCTAAGGATAACTGTGACAATGAATCGAACTCTGTGGTTTCGTTTAGAAATGGACAGTTAGCATCAGTAGGTCCTGGTATTGCATATCTTCACTTTACCTCCAAGGATAATCCGGAAACCAAGATGGTTATCCAGGTGAATGTCATTCAGAGGGCAGATAGCATTCAGGTATCACAGAGAACACTTTCAATGATTGCAGGTAGGACAGCGACTCTTACAGCGATAATCAGTCCTGCAGCTACAGCTAATCAGAATGTAACATGGGTATCAGGGGATGACAGTATAGTTTCTGTAGATGAAAATGGAAAACTTACAGCACATAAGGCAGGAACAGTGGACATAACCTGCATAGCTGATGATAATCCTAATGTACTCAAGAGCAAATGTACGGTTACTGTACTTGAGGCAGTAGCTGGAGTCACTATGGATAGAACTGAGTGCACACTCACACTTCCTAAAGACAGATCAGTTCAGCTAAGCGTGAAGATTGATGCAGAAGATGAGTCAAAATATACCCAGAAATGGGTTTCCTCTGATTCAGAGGTTGCCAAAGTGGCTAGCAATGGTTATGTAACAGCTATTAAGCGTGGTACAGCAGTCATTACCTGCTATCTTTCAGATGATCTTTTTGCTAGTTGTGAGGTTACTGTAAATCAGAATGTTACGAATATAGAACTTAATGTTGAGAAGAATGAACTCATAATAGGAGAAAAGATGCAGGCAGTTACTAAGGTAACACCTGAGAATGCAAATAATAAGCAACTTATATGGTCGTCAAGTGATGACAAAATTGCTACGGTTGATCAAGAAGGAAATATAACAGCTGTAGGTAAAGGATCTGTTACAATAAAAGCAACAGCAGCTGATGGAAGCGGAAAATATCGTCAGATAGGACTTCGGGTTAAAAAACTGGTATCAGATGTTAAGCTTGAGAAAGATTCCATGATAGCATATATTGGAAGAGCATCAAGAATGGATATTAGTGTCATTCCAGCGGATGCAAGTAATGGAAATCTTATATGGGAGTCAAGTGATGTAGGTATAGCTACAGTAAGTGGCGGACGAACAACTGTAGCTGTTACAGGTGTTAAGCCTGGTGAAGCAACAATCACAGCAAAGACCAAAGACGGAAGCGATATAGTAAGAAGCTTTACAGTGACTGTATATCAGCAGATTACAGGAATATCTTTTAATGAGGCAAGAAAAGACGTTAAGGTAGGGGCTAAATTTAAAAATACATATACAATCCAGCCGGATACTGCAAATAGCAGGGAAATTACATGGTCAACGTCAAATGAAGCGGTTGCTACTGTAGCTTCAGATGGAACGGTAACGGCTGTGGGCAGAGGTGTGACTGTAATATCAGCAGTGCCATCAGATGGAGTAGGTACACGGTCTACGTATGTTGTCAATGTAATCCAGCCGGTAAAAAAGATAACATTGTCAGCAACTAAGTTGTCTCTTGCAAAAGGAAGCAAATACACACTTGCGGCAACGGTTTTACCTGCTAATGCCAACAATAAGAAAGTTACTTGGAAAACTTCAAATCCGAAGATTGTGAATGTGTCAAATGGATATCTAACAGCGGTTGCAAAGGGCACAGCTACTATCACTTGTACGGCTAAAGACGGTAGTGGAAAATATGCAACTTGTACAGTAAAGGTAGTACAGCCTGCAACATCAATAAAGTTAGGGGTATACCAGAAGACTATGTTGAAGGGATCAACATATACACTGAAATATGCAGTTGGTCCTGCATCAGCAAGCAATAAGAAGGTGGTATGGTCTTCATCAAATAAAAAGGTTGCAACAGTGACTGCAACTGGTGTAGTTAAAGCTGTTGGAAAAGGAACAGCAGTAATCACGTGTAAGACAGCTGATGGCACAAATCTTACAGCTTCATGTACAATTACATCGATAGTTCGAGTCTCCCGTGTTAAGCTCAACAAGACATCAGTAGCTGTAAAACGAGGGGGAAGAGTTGCACTTAAGGCTACAGTTGCTCCTACAATAGCGAATAACAGAGCGGTTGCATGGACATCTTCAAATAAGTCCATTGCCACAGTTGCAGCTAATGGTGTTGTAACTGGAAAGAAGAAAGGTAAGGCTGTCATAACCTGCAAAGCTAAGGATGGTAGTGGCAAGTATGCAAGATGTACAGTTGTCGTAAAGTAA
- the asd gene encoding aspartate-semialdehyde dehydrogenase translates to MSDKLKVGILGATGMVGQRFISLLENHPWFEVVTVAASPRSAGKTYEEAVGDRWKMDTPMPEAVKKLVVYNVNEVEKVAATVDFVFSAVDMTKDEIKAIEEAYAKTETPVVSNNSAHRWTPDVPMMVPEINADHAEVIEFQKKRLGTERGFVAVKPNCSIQSYAPVLTAWMPFEPYEVIVSTYQAISGAGKTFKDWPEMLGNIIPYIGGEEEKSEKEPLRIWGKVDKENGVIVPAEGITITSQCIRVPVLNGHTATVFVKFRKNPTKEQLIEAMTSFKGAPQELNLPSAPKQFIQYLEEDNRPQVSLDVDFENGMGISVGRLREDSVYDWKFVGLSHNTVRGAAGGAVLCAELLKAKGYITKK, encoded by the coding sequence ATGAGTGACAAGTTAAAGGTAGGTATTCTTGGCGCAACAGGTATGGTAGGTCAGAGATTTATCTCACTTCTTGAGAACCACCCTTGGTTCGAGGTCGTTACAGTTGCAGCCAGCCCAAGAAGTGCAGGCAAGACATATGAAGAGGCAGTAGGTGACAGATGGAAGATGGATACACCGATGCCTGAGGCAGTTAAGAAACTTGTGGTATACAATGTCAATGAGGTGGAAAAGGTCGCTGCCACAGTTGATTTCGTATTTTCAGCAGTTGATATGACAAAGGATGAGATCAAGGCTATCGAGGAGGCTTATGCCAAGACTGAGACTCCTGTAGTTTCGAATAACTCAGCTCACAGATGGACTCCTGATGTTCCTATGATGGTTCCGGAGATTAATGCAGATCATGCAGAGGTTATTGAGTTCCAGAAGAAGAGACTTGGAACAGAGAGAGGATTTGTTGCAGTTAAGCCTAACTGTTCGATCCAGAGCTACGCACCTGTACTTACAGCATGGATGCCATTTGAACCATATGAGGTGATCGTAAGCACATATCAGGCAATCTCAGGAGCAGGTAAGACATTCAAGGATTGGCCTGAGATGCTTGGCAACATCATCCCATATATCGGCGGTGAGGAAGAGAAGTCAGAGAAGGAGCCACTCAGGATCTGGGGTAAGGTAGACAAGGAGAATGGTGTGATCGTTCCTGCAGAAGGAATCACTATCACAAGCCAGTGTATCAGAGTTCCTGTTCTCAACGGACATACAGCAACTGTATTTGTAAAGTTCAGAAAGAACCCTACAAAGGAGCAGCTCATCGAGGCTATGACAAGCTTCAAGGGCGCACCTCAGGAGTTGAACCTTCCAAGCGCACCAAAGCAGTTCATCCAGTATCTCGAGGAAGACAACAGACCACAGGTATCTTTGGATGTTGACTTCGAGAACGGTATGGGCATCAGCGTTGGACGTCTCCGTGAGGATTCAGTATATGACTGGAAGTTCGTTGGTCTTTCCCATAACACTGTAAGAGGCGCTGCAGGTGGAGCAGTTCTCTGCGCAGAACTTCTGAAGGCAAAGGGATATATCACAAAGAAATAA
- the serC gene encoding 3-phosphoserine/phosphohydroxythreonine transaminase, producing MARVYNFSAGPSVLPEVVLKEAAEEMLDYKGTGMSVMEMSHRSKAFDNIIKEAEKDLRDLMNIPDNYKVLFLQGGASQQFAAIPMNLMKNGVADYIITGQWAKKAYEEAKKYGKAVAVASSADKTFSYIPDCSDLPIDDDADYVYICHNNTIYGTTYHTLPNTKGKILVADMSSDILSQPVNVEDYGMIYFGVQKNVGPAGVVVAIIREDLIRDDVMPFTPTMLKYKTQADADSLYNTPPCYGIYICGKVFKWVKEMGGLDAMKIHNEKKAKILYDFLDSSELFKGTVVKEDRSLMNVPFVTGDADLDAKFVKEATEAGFVNLKGHRTVGGMRASIYNAMPIEGVEKLVEFMKKFEAENK from the coding sequence ATGGCAAGAGTGTACAACTTTTCAGCAGGCCCTTCAGTTCTTCCTGAGGTGGTATTAAAAGAGGCAGCAGAAGAAATGCTTGATTACAAGGGAACAGGCATGAGCGTAATGGAGATGAGCCATCGATCTAAAGCCTTTGACAATATCATCAAAGAGGCAGAGAAGGATCTCAGAGATCTCATGAATATACCTGACAACTACAAGGTGCTTTTCCTTCAGGGAGGAGCTTCACAGCAGTTCGCAGCAATTCCAATGAATCTCATGAAGAATGGTGTAGCAGATTACATCATCACTGGTCAGTGGGCAAAGAAAGCATACGAAGAAGCAAAGAAATATGGAAAGGCAGTTGCAGTTGCATCATCAGCTGACAAGACTTTCTCATATATCCCAGATTGTTCAGATCTTCCAATCGATGACGATGCTGATTATGTATACATTTGTCATAACAATACTATATATGGAACAACATATCACACATTGCCTAACACAAAGGGTAAGATCCTTGTGGCAGATATGTCATCAGACATTCTCTCACAGCCTGTGAATGTTGAGGATTATGGCATGATCTACTTCGGAGTACAGAAGAATGTTGGTCCTGCCGGTGTGGTAGTAGCCATCATCCGTGAGGATCTCATCAGAGATGATGTAATGCCATTTACACCAACCATGCTCAAGTACAAGACTCAGGCAGATGCTGATTCACTCTACAACACACCTCCATGCTACGGTATCTATATCTGTGGCAAGGTATTCAAGTGGGTTAAGGAGATGGGCGGACTTGATGCAATGAAGATCCACAATGAGAAGAAGGCTAAGATCCTCTACGATTTCCTTGATAGTTCAGAGCTTTTCAAGGGAACTGTTGTAAAAGAAGACCGTTCACTTATGAATGTACCATTTGTAACAGGTGACGCTGATCTCGATGCCAAGTTTGTCAAGGAGGCAACAGAGGCTGGATTTGTCAACCTCAAGGGTCACAGAACAGTCGGTGGTATGAGAGCGTCTATCTACAATGCAATGCCTATCGAAGGTGTTGAGAAACTTGTAGAGTTCATGAAGAAGTTTGAGGCAGAGAATAAGTAA
- a CDS encoding AAA family ATPase, with amino-acid sequence MKKLILVTSPPACGKTFISKQVAKALHNCVYLDKDTLIVLSKQIFVVAGQEYNRSSDFFQKEIRDYEYYCVLDLAFEALDYNDTVLINAPFTEEIRDDEYLDNLRAKLAEKDAELFVIWVNTRKDVCHERMIKRASDRDTWKLEHWDEYINSQNFNPPTNIKDLFIFENSSEEEYEDSIKKVVKAVRG; translated from the coding sequence ATGAAGAAGCTTATTTTAGTTACATCACCACCAGCATGTGGAAAGACATTTATTTCAAAGCAGGTTGCAAAGGCACTTCACAATTGTGTATACCTTGACAAGGATACACTGATCGTGCTCTCAAAGCAGATATTTGTAGTTGCCGGACAGGAGTACAATCGTTCATCAGACTTCTTCCAGAAGGAGATCAGAGATTACGAGTATTACTGTGTACTGGATCTTGCATTTGAGGCACTGGATTACAATGATACAGTACTTATCAATGCTCCGTTCACAGAGGAGATCAGAGATGATGAGTATCTTGATAACCTTCGTGCCAAGTTGGCTGAGAAGGATGCAGAGCTCTTCGTTATCTGGGTAAATACAAGAAAAGATGTATGTCACGAGAGAATGATCAAGAGAGCTTCAGACAGAGATACATGGAAGCTTGAGCACTGGGATGAGTACATCAACAGCCAGAACTTCAATCCACCAACCAATATCAAGGATCTCTTTATATTTGAGAACTCATCAGAAGAGGAATATGAGGATTCCATTAAGAAGGTTGTCAAGGCAGTAAGAGGTTAA
- a CDS encoding phosphoglycerate dehydrogenase, translating into MSVKINCLNPIAACGMELLPDTYEVTDNFAEADAVLVRSASMHDLELSDSLLAVARAGAGVNNIPLDKCAEKGIVVFNTPGANANGVKELVVAALLMASRDLVGGYNWVKDNAAEADITKMVEKQKKNYAGNEILGKKLGVIGLGAIGAKVANVALKLGMQVYGYDPYVSVDAAWGLSKDVKHITNVEDIYRDCDYITVHVPALDSTKGMINADAFAMMKDGVKILNFARDVLVNDEDMKAALDSGKVAKYMTDFPNPAIAGYKNVVAFPHLGASTAESEDNCAVMACKEIKAYINNGNIKNSVNYPNVNMGECSDVARVTICHKNIPNMLTQFTGVFAKKGGNVSGMISKAKGDYAYSILDIGVEPTADDIAELSAIEGVVKVRVIK; encoded by the coding sequence ATGTCAGTAAAGATTAATTGCTTAAATCCTATCGCAGCATGCGGTATGGAGCTTTTACCTGATACATATGAAGTAACAGATAATTTTGCAGAGGCAGATGCGGTTCTCGTTAGAAGTGCATCCATGCATGACCTTGAGCTGTCAGACAGCCTTCTGGCAGTAGCCCGCGCAGGTGCAGGCGTCAACAATATTCCGCTTGATAAGTGCGCTGAAAAGGGTATCGTAGTATTCAACACACCAGGTGCAAATGCAAACGGTGTTAAGGAGCTTGTTGTGGCAGCGCTCCTCATGGCTTCAAGAGACCTTGTTGGCGGTTATAACTGGGTCAAGGACAATGCCGCTGAGGCAGATATCACCAAGATGGTGGAGAAGCAGAAGAAGAATTATGCAGGTAACGAGATCCTCGGCAAGAAGCTCGGTGTAATCGGACTTGGTGCCATCGGAGCAAAGGTTGCAAATGTTGCGCTTAAGCTCGGTATGCAGGTATACGGATATGATCCATATGTGTCAGTAGATGCCGCATGGGGACTTTCAAAGGATGTAAAGCACATCACAAATGTAGAGGATATCTACAGAGATTGTGATTATATAACAGTTCATGTTCCGGCACTTGACAGCACAAAGGGCATGATCAACGCAGATGCATTTGCCATGATGAAGGACGGCGTGAAGATCCTCAACTTTGCAAGAGATGTACTGGTTAACGATGAGGATATGAAGGCTGCACTTGACTCGGGCAAGGTAGCAAAGTATATGACAGATTTCCCGAACCCAGCTATAGCAGGTTACAAGAATGTTGTAGCATTCCCGCACCTTGGAGCATCTACAGCAGAGTCAGAGGACAACTGCGCAGTTATGGCATGTAAGGAGATCAAGGCATACATCAACAATGGTAACATCAAGAACTCAGTAAACTATCCAAATGTCAACATGGGAGAGTGCAGTGATGTAGCCAGAGTTACTATCTGCCACAAGAACATCCCTAATATGCTCACACAGTTCACAGGAGTATTCGCCAAGAAGGGTGGCAACGTATCAGGAATGATCAGCAAGGCAAAAGGCGATTATGCATACTCTATCCTTGATATCGGTGTAGAGCCAACTGCGGATGACATCGCAGAACTCTCAGCAATCGAGGGCGTAGTAAAGGTCAGAGTTATAAAATAA